From one Halothece sp. PCC 7418 genomic stretch:
- a CDS encoding ferredoxin-thioredoxin reductase catalytic domain-containing protein — MTSNTENQTENQNPNVSQESTLNIMRNFSQTYAKRTGTYFCADLSVTSVVIEGLAKHKEELGAPLCPCRHYEDKEAEAKHGYWNCPCVPMRERKECHCMLFLTEDHDFAGDQQDIDLDYIKEVRETMG, encoded by the coding sequence ATGACTAGCAACACCGAAAACCAAACTGAAAATCAAAACCCTAACGTCAGTCAAGAATCCACATTAAACATTATGCGGAACTTTTCTCAAACCTATGCCAAGCGCACAGGGACTTATTTCTGCGCTGACTTATCGGTAACTTCTGTGGTGATTGAAGGGTTAGCGAAACATAAGGAGGAACTCGGTGCGCCCTTGTGTCCTTGTCGCCACTACGAAGATAAAGAAGCAGAAGCCAAGCACGGCTATTGGAACTGTCCTTGTGTCCCCATGCGGGAACGGAAAGAATGCCACTGTATGCTCTTTTTAACCGAAGATCATGACTTTGCAGGGGATCAACAGGATATTGATTTAGACTACATTAAAGAAGTTCGCGAGACGATGGGATAA
- a CDS encoding VOC family protein — MSATFKHVMLMVNDVTASVEFYSKGLGLPVTKNSPAWAELDAGGTTIALHAAEGASGGNSPILSFQVEDVYESVQTLESLGASLEGRIREPSFGKVAAMRSPDGHLVSLLQPTPKTEEAT, encoded by the coding sequence ATGAGTGCAACCTTTAAGCACGTCATGTTGATGGTCAATGACGTAACTGCTTCCGTTGAATTTTACTCGAAAGGTCTCGGTTTACCAGTCACCAAAAATAGTCCCGCTTGGGCGGAGTTAGATGCTGGAGGAACAACGATCGCGCTTCATGCAGCAGAAGGGGCAAGTGGCGGTAACTCTCCCATTCTTAGCTTTCAAGTTGAGGATGTGTATGAGAGTGTCCAAACCTTAGAATCCTTGGGAGCGTCTTTAGAAGGTCGCATTCGAGAACCTTCCTTTGGCAAAGTGGCAGCGATGCGCTCTCCTGACGGGCATTTAGTCAGTTTACTGCAACCCACCCCGAAAACTGAAGAAGCAACTTAG
- a CDS encoding RNA methyltransferase: MLTSIKNPLIKRIRKLHQGKYRKAENVLLLEGTNLLEAACEMNYPLEVVCYTAHWQEKHPELRVKLQQQAQRIELVSPEVLSAIALTKTPDGISAIAPRKSLNPVDLSSIQFGLLVEQLQDPGNMGTIIRTAAATGVDYLGATTDSVEFDHPKVLRASVGAWFRVPMAVETDVKSLLAQFSGQVVATLPNAEKTYWDVDFQQPTLILLGNEGAGLSSELAALADELVQIPLAEGVESLNVAIAASVLLYEAKRQRWGV, from the coding sequence GTGCTAACGAGTATTAAAAACCCCTTAATTAAACGAATTCGTAAACTCCATCAGGGTAAGTATCGCAAAGCAGAAAATGTTCTTTTGTTAGAGGGAACGAACTTACTCGAAGCTGCTTGTGAAATGAATTATCCGCTAGAGGTGGTTTGCTATACTGCTCACTGGCAAGAAAAACATCCCGAACTGCGGGTGAAACTTCAGCAACAAGCCCAACGTATTGAGTTAGTTTCCCCAGAAGTTTTAAGCGCGATCGCGCTGACGAAAACCCCCGATGGCATCAGCGCGATCGCGCCTCGAAAGTCACTTAATCCTGTAGATTTATCAAGCATCCAGTTCGGATTACTGGTGGAACAACTGCAAGATCCTGGTAATATGGGAACGATTATCCGCACGGCTGCTGCAACAGGTGTCGATTATTTGGGGGCAACAACTGATAGTGTCGAATTTGACCATCCGAAAGTGTTACGGGCTTCTGTCGGGGCGTGGTTTCGTGTTCCGATGGCAGTAGAAACTGATGTCAAATCTTTGCTTGCACAATTTTCGGGACAGGTGGTGGCAACTCTTCCCAATGCAGAGAAAACCTATTGGGACGTGGACTTTCAACAACCCACTCTAATCTTATTGGGAAATGAAGGGGCAGGGTTATCCTCAGAATTAGCTGCTTTAGCAGATGAATTGGTGCAAATTCCCTTAGCAGAGGGCGTGGAATCTTTGAATGTCGCGATCGCTGCATCTGTGCTTTTATATGAAGCCAAACGCCAGCGTTGGGGAGTCTAG